The genomic window GATAAAATCAGACTTATATTCGAAGGATGAATAATGATCTTTTGGATCGACGAAATCAATCAAATGATGTTTTACTCTCCTTAATTCCTTTACATTCGGTTTTGCTGTTCCAATATTCATATATTTATATATTTGTCTTGAATCTAAATTTATAACTTCCCCATTTAATTTTTTGGCTAAATCTAAGACTAATTCAGTTTTTCCAACCGCAGTAGGGCCTACTATTATTGGTATCATTTTATTTTTATCACACCAAAATATACTCCACTATTTTTGCTCCCTACTTTTTCATCAAAAGTAAATTTATCCCACAAACTATCATTTTCTCTTGCTTTTATAACAACTCTTTTTTTAGCTATTCTCACCATATGCTCAAAATCTTCTTGTGAAATCTTGTCATATACAGCTAACTGTCTTATGGAATTAAGTGGCGAAGACTTCATTTGTGGATTTTCAAACATAGGATCGCAATAAACTACGTCGTAGGAGTTATCTTCAATATTCATTAAAATATTTTTATAATTATCATTAATGATCTTAATTTTTTTTGAAGCTTTTTTCATCCATTCTTGCTTAAAATTATAATTATTCAATCCTTCTTTAACAACTAAATATAAAGGGAAAGAAGCTTCTACTCCAGTAACTTCTTTAACATAATTAGCCATAAATAGAGCTTCGCTTCCTAATCCCATGGTCAAATCTAAAACAGTTGCTTCAGGAGTTGCATCTATTGTTTTTATCAAATAATCGTTTTCTGAAGATTCATAGTTGTTATATCTTATCTTAGATATAGAAGGGTGATAAAAAATTTCACTATTTTTATCGGCAAATTTTACAGTAAAATCTCTTTCAACTATAAACATTCCATTTTCCTTGTCAATATCTCTAATATGTCTTCTATTCCTGTATTTTGATTTATATTCTTTTGATAGTTTATAAGCTTTATCAATTTGTTCTTTATTTGGTTTGTGGGAAGTTGTGAAGATCCATTTGATAGAATGTGTCACCTTTTATTCCGACTCCTCTTTTTTCTAATCTTTTTTCTAAATTTTTTAATATTTCGTATTTTTCATTATATTCATTTTGGAGTTTAACTTCTTTTGCCTTTAATTCTTTGTATTGTTTTTCTAAAACTGTAAATAAATAAAACTGTCTGCCTATTTGAAATATTAAAAAAGATATAATAATCAAAATTATTATAATAAAAGATTTTTTTATATTGTTTTTATTTTGTTTGTTTTCTTTTTTATCATAACTATTCAAATTTACGTAAGGCATGTCATCACCTTATCCTTTCAGACCACTCTTTGCAATTCCTTCAACAAAGTATCTTTGAAGAAAGATAAATATAATAACAATTGGAATCATAGAAAATGTTGAAGCAGCCATCAATAAGTTGTATATTTCACCAGATTCACTTCTAAATGTTTGTAGTCCTACAGCTAGTGTTCTCATTTCTGGACTTTTTGTAACTATTAATACCCATAAGAATGCATTCCAAGAACCAACGAACTTAAGCAAAGCACCTGTTAATATTGCTGGTCTGCTCAGAGGCACCATAACTGTCCAAAGAAATCTCCAAGAAGAAGAACCATCTATTTTCGCTGCATCCCAAAGATCATTCGGAACAGTCATAAATTGTTGCCTTAATAAAAAGATAGCAAATACACTTACGATCCATGGAACAATTAAAGCATAATAACTGTCTAACCACTGAAATCTTGATATAGTTATATAATTGGGTACCAAAAGAACTTCACCTGGTACCATCATAGTAGCAAGAAAAATGGTAAAAATCAAATTTTTACCCCAAAAGTTTAGCTTTGCAAAAGCAAAAGCAGCCATACTTGCTATTATAATTTCAAATACGGTTGTTGTAGTAGCCATTAAAACAGTATTTATATAATATTGTGAAAATGGTGCTGCATTCCATGCAGTTACATAATTTTGAAATATATTTTTGAATACCTCTGAAAAGCTAAATTCAGCATTCGAGGCTGGATTTTCATCTAATAACCAACTCGAAATAATTCCGTTCAGATATATTTCTATTTTAGAATTTTCTTTATATAAAATTTTATCTACATATTGGTTTTTTTCAATAATTTTAGCTTCAGAAGTGGAATCACTGTAAAAACTTGAAAATTCATTTATAAAATGATCGTAAGATTTCCTCATCCCTAAAATTCTCTCTAATTCTTCTTTTTTTTCAGGTAACTGATTTTCTAAAAATTGGGCATTGTTTAAAGAAAGAATGTATTTATAATTTTCTAAATTACCTTCGTTTTCTGATAAGTTTCTCAATATATTACCATATATTGAGACCTCTGAACTTTCATCTGCCAAATTATTTGATATTTGATCAATCATTTCATTTTCAATTTCTGTTGTAACTAAGTCTTTTAAAGATTCAATATTAGATTCTTCAACTAAATTTAAAACTAATTCTTTTAATTGAGGATTAAAATCTGAATTTTCTAAGGCTTCAATAAAATTTTCATACATCATTTGCGTTGTTGGAACTTTGAATGAAATACTCAATTTATCAATATTATTTTTTTGTATTTTATTAAAAGAACTTGTAATTCTATCAAATGTTTTTAATGAATTAAAATTTAGTGCAAACGGTTCTTGAAGATTGTTCATTATTAGGCTATTAGCTCTATATAAAATATCGTCTTCATCAAAAATTTCAACCATAGATAAATAATCATTCAATTTATTTAGGAATAAACTGGCTTCATCTTGTTTTATTATGCCTATTCCACGAGAATTTTCGTCAAAAAAGTTTTTCATTGATTCCAATTCATTTTTCAAAGAATTAAGATAGTTTATTAAATAGTCTTTCCTATTTTCGATATATTCTTTTTGTGAAGCAGGGGTATTTTCTGAAGTTCTTAGATATGGTAATCTATTTATATTGTTATTTATCATATTATCTATAAACCTTATGGCTGAATTAATATCCGACTTAATTGAATTGCCAATAGAAGTTTTTTTGAAATAACCATCTGTTTTTGAATATAATTTAAAATAGATTTTTTCAAAACTTTCTACACTTTTTTCTTCGTATTCTAATATGCCTTTTAAAGTAGGCGTTAGATCAAAATCCTTTTTTATTTCGTCAATTTCATCATATATTATTTGTAAATCCTCTTTTGAAGCATAATCAATATCATCATAATTTAATGAAATCGTTCCTCTCCTAACTGCATCATCATTTATATAATAAACAATTTTATTTTCATCAAATCTCTTGTTATTTGATAAAGATCTAAACTCAGAAAGATTCAATGTCCCTCTTGTTGAAATCGTAGAAGGTGTAACTTCAACATTCAGTTCTCTTTCCGATAAAAAGTTTTTAGATGTCCAGGTTGGTGGCCATGAATTTACTTCTCCATCGGTTTTTAAAGAAGTCATAATCATCCATGCAAAAGGCAAAATCATAATAAAAGCCCCACCAGCAACTAATATATATATAATTATTTTTGTTAAAAATTTAAGAAAGTTATTATATGTCATTTTTATCCCCCTTATGAATCATAATGGACTCTTCTATTACCGGTTCTTAGCTGAATAAACGTAAATAAAAGAATTACACCAAATAAAACATATGCTGCAGCACTTGCCTGTCCCATACGTTGTTGGCTGTAGAATTTATCGTAAATATAATAAACAACAGTCAAACCACTATTATTATATGGCCCTGGCATTCCAGAATAAAGTACAAATATTTCAGAGAACACCTTGAAAGCGTTAATCATAGAAACGATCAATATGAAAAATGTTGTAGGGGATAATAATGGCCAAGTTATAAATTTGAATTTTTGCGTAAAACTAGCACCATCAACTTCTGCTGCTTCGTAGTAACTTCTGTCTATATTTTGAAGACCTGACAAGAATATAACTGAGTAATATCCAACTAATTTCCATATAGATATTATCGCTATTGTTGGTATAGTATATGCTTCATCTTTTAACCACAAAATTCTATCTATACCAAACATTGAAAGGATATAATTCAATAAACCGTTGTCATTAAATATCCATTGCCAAACTAAAGAAACAGCGACAACACTGGTTACAAAGGGGATAAAATAAATTGTTCTGAAAAATGTTTTACCTTTTATTTGATTGTTCAATAACAAAGCAATTATAAGTGCAAAGAAGATTGTTATCGGGGTTGATAAAATAACATAATAAGCTGTATTCCACAGAGCTTTGACAAAATCAGCTTCTTGTTTTGCCTGGGATATGTAAGCAAATATTTCATTTACTCCTATCAATTTTGCAAAAATAAAAACACTTACAAATATAAATAATCGGGCCATAAGCTTATCTGGGCTTTTCAAAATAAACCTTTTTGCTAACAATACCGTATAAATTACCAATAAAATAATCGATGCAATTATTCCAAATGTGGAATAAAAGCTTGTTAATATAAGGCCTGCTATTCCTATAAAAGATCCATATTTTATTGCATTTTTATATTTTTTATTTTGTATTTTTTTCATATCTAACAAAAAATGCATTAAAAATATAAAAACCATTACAATTAATAAAGTATTAAAAAATGCAACATCAAAAGACATTTCTATTGGGTTATCAAGTTTGAATAATCTTGTATAATTATCAAAACCAATAAAAATAGGGTTTCCCTGTGTTTGAAAATCCCATTTAAAAAAACTTAAGAAAAAAGAATAAAAAACTGGCCAAAAAATAAATATTGACAGAACTACAAATGCTGGTAATAAATATAGATAAGCTGTAATACTTTCTCTAGCTTTTCTGTAATTCACAGGCTTCAAGGTCGATCTAAAAACTCTTTTTAAAATCAACAAAATTGCAATGATTAAAAAAGTAATAAGAAGAATGCTATACTCTGCAGGAATTCCCATTGAATTTACCCCCCAGGCCTTAAATATTTATGATTTTATTTTTTCATTGATATCTAACATAGTTTTAAGAGTTTCTTCATAAGTAAATTTTTCATCGGTAAGCTGAGTTAGGAATTGGTTTATTTCCTCTATATGTTCTATAGATTTATCTATTTTTGGATTTGATCCTTTTTTGTAAGCTCCTACATCAATTAAATCTTTTGCATCTTGATATATTGCATAAATTTCTTTGATATTTCTGGCAGCTTCTATATGTTCTTTTGATGAAACTGTTGTCATAAGCCTTGATATACTTCCCAAAATTTCAATAGCTGGATAATGAGACGCATCCGCAAGTTTTCTCGAAAGAACAATATGCCCATCTACAATACCTCTTACCGTGTCTCCAATAGGATCATTAATATCGTCAGCTTCTACCAAAACTGTATAAATTGCTGTCATATTGCCTTTCGACGAATTACCTGCTCTTTCGAGTATTTTAGGTAAATTTGCAAAAACACTTGGTGTATAACCTCTTGTAGCGGGAGGTTCTCCAATAGATAATCCAATTTCTCTTTGGGCCATTGCCCACCTCGTCAAAGAGTCAACCATAAGCATAACATTATAGCCCTTGTCTCTAAAATATTCGCTTAGAGAAGTTGCAGTTAACAGTGCTTTCACTCTCATGAGAGCAGGTTGATCAGAAGTAGATACAATAACTATTGACTTTTTTAAACCTTCTTCACCCAGGTCCCTTTCAATGAATTCTCTAACTTCTCTTCCTCTTTCGCCAATAAGGCCTATAATATTAATATCCGCTTCGGTATTCCTTGCAATCATTCCTAATAAAGTACTCTTCCCTACTCCGCTACCAGCCATAATGCTTATTCTTTGACCTTTGCCTAAAGTCAACAGACCATCAATAGCTTTAACTCCAACGGAAATAGGTTCCTCAATTTTTTTTCTCAACAACGGATTTGGTGGATCATTATATAAATTAACATTATCTTTTGCGTTCATTTTTAAATCATCTATAGGTCTACCAAGCCCGTCCAAAACATGTCCTAAAACAGAATCATCTACTTTGATACTAACATTATGTCCGACTTTTTTTACAGGAGCCCCAACATATAGCCCACTTATATCTTCAAAAGGCATCAATAAAACTTTGTTATCAGAAAAACCTACTGTTTCAGCCAACGCTTCTTTATCATTCTTCAACTTTATTTTACATAAATCTCCAACTGCTGAATCCGGCCCTGTTGACTCAATGGTAACTCCTACTATTCTTGAAACTTTTCCTTCAAGTGATAAATAAGGTTTTTCTTCAATTTTCTCTTCAAAACTATCCAAAACTTTTTTAAATTCAATCATTTTCATTAAAAGACTCCTCTAATGATTGCATTATATTTTCTATATAAGATTCTGGTTCTATTTCATAAACTCCCATTTCTGTTTCAACTGTAATTTCATTTTCTTTTAATGAATCATCTTCTTTTATGATAAAAGAGTCAGACATCATGCCTTCAAAAATGTGACCATATTTTTCAGACATTTTTGAATTCATTTTTAAAAGAACTTTTTTATAAGTACTCAATTTATTTCTCAATTTTTGTAATATAAGATTAATCCATTGGGGCTTATTGAATATTTCGTTTTCCAAATATTTTCTTATAATGACTTTAATAGCTGCAACAGAAAATTCGTTTGTATTCTCTATAAAGTAATCTATCTGTGATTGTACATTTTCAATACTATTATTAATATAATTTTTTAGCTCTTCAAGCTGATTTTCATAATTTTTTTGAAAATTTTCTTCAAGTTCTTTTTTCTTGATTTCATATATTTCATCTGTCTGTTTTTTTGCATCTTGTATAATTTCTTCAGCTTTTT from Geotoga petraea includes these protein-coding regions:
- a CDS encoding class I SAM-dependent methyltransferase; protein product: MTHSIKWIFTTSHKPNKEQIDKAYKLSKEYKSKYRNRRHIRDIDKENGMFIVERDFTVKFADKNSEIFYHPSISKIRYNNYESSENDYLIKTIDATPEATVLDLTMGLGSEALFMANYVKEVTGVEASFPLYLVVKEGLNNYNFKQEWMKKASKKIKIINDNYKNILMNIEDNSYDVVYCDPMFENPQMKSSPLNSIRQLAVYDKISQEDFEHMVRIAKKRVVIKARENDSLWDKFTFDEKVGSKNSGVYFGVIKIK
- a CDS encoding carbohydrate ABC transporter permease; the protein is MTYNNFLKFLTKIIIYILVAGGAFIMILPFAWMIMTSLKTDGEVNSWPPTWTSKNFLSERELNVEVTPSTISTRGTLNLSEFRSLSNNKRFDENKIVYYINDDAVRRGTISLNYDDIDYASKEDLQIIYDEIDEIKKDFDLTPTLKGILEYEEKSVESFEKIYFKLYSKTDGYFKKTSIGNSIKSDINSAIRFIDNMINNNINRLPYLRTSENTPASQKEYIENRKDYLINYLNSLKNELESMKNFFDENSRGIGIIKQDEASLFLNKLNDYLSMVEIFDEDDILYRANSLIMNNLQEPFALNFNSLKTFDRITSSFNKIQKNNIDKLSISFKVPTTQMMYENFIEALENSDFNPQLKELVLNLVEESNIESLKDLVTTEIENEMIDQISNNLADESSEVSIYGNILRNLSENEGNLENYKYILSLNNAQFLENQLPEKKEELERILGMRKSYDHFINEFSSFYSDSTSEAKIIEKNQYVDKILYKENSKIEIYLNGIISSWLLDENPASNAEFSFSEVFKNIFQNYVTAWNAAPFSQYYINTVLMATTTTVFEIIIASMAAFAFAKLNFWGKNLIFTIFLATMMVPGEVLLVPNYITISRFQWLDSYYALIVPWIVSVFAIFLLRQQFMTVPNDLWDAAKIDGSSSWRFLWTVMVPLSRPAILTGALLKFVGSWNAFLWVLIVTKSPEMRTLAVGLQTFRSESGEIYNLLMAASTFSMIPIVIIFIFLQRYFVEGIAKSGLKG
- a CDS encoding carbohydrate ABC transporter permease produces the protein MKPVNYRKARESITAYLYLLPAFVVLSIFIFWPVFYSFFLSFFKWDFQTQGNPIFIGFDNYTRLFKLDNPIEMSFDVAFFNTLLIVMVFIFLMHFLLDMKKIQNKKYKNAIKYGSFIGIAGLILTSFYSTFGIIASIILLVIYTVLLAKRFILKSPDKLMARLFIFVSVFIFAKLIGVNEIFAYISQAKQEADFVKALWNTAYYVILSTPITIFFALIIALLLNNQIKGKTFFRTIYFIPFVTSVVAVSLVWQWIFNDNGLLNYILSMFGIDRILWLKDEAYTIPTIAIISIWKLVGYYSVIFLSGLQNIDRSYYEAAEVDGASFTQKFKFITWPLLSPTTFFILIVSMINAFKVFSEIFVLYSGMPGPYNNSGLTVVYYIYDKFYSQQRMGQASAAAYVLFGVILLFTFIQLRTGNRRVHYDS
- the fliI gene encoding flagellar protein export ATPase FliI — translated: MKMIEFKKVLDSFEEKIEEKPYLSLEGKVSRIVGVTIESTGPDSAVGDLCKIKLKNDKEALAETVGFSDNKVLLMPFEDISGLYVGAPVKKVGHNVSIKVDDSVLGHVLDGLGRPIDDLKMNAKDNVNLYNDPPNPLLRKKIEEPISVGVKAIDGLLTLGKGQRISIMAGSGVGKSTLLGMIARNTEADINIIGLIGERGREVREFIERDLGEEGLKKSIVIVSTSDQPALMRVKALLTATSLSEYFRDKGYNVMLMVDSLTRWAMAQREIGLSIGEPPATRGYTPSVFANLPKILERAGNSSKGNMTAIYTVLVEADDINDPIGDTVRGIVDGHIVLSRKLADASHYPAIEILGSISRLMTTVSSKEHIEAARNIKEIYAIYQDAKDLIDVGAYKKGSNPKIDKSIEHIEEINQFLTQLTDEKFTYEETLKTMLDINEKIKS